Proteins encoded within one genomic window of Oncorhynchus mykiss isolate Arlee chromosome 27, USDA_OmykA_1.1, whole genome shotgun sequence:
- the LOC110507170 gene encoding 39S ribosomal protein L44, mitochondrial, which translates to MASGYIVSRGVLTFGIHCHHVCRNVLLTQTREKKRWMKAYTLLMERKLKIEGLPPPKPRSQKPNWDYHAEVQAFSSRLKENFSPELLKTAFVNPCYIQSEKERRQALGVDSETAALVLGDNIQLNTQGLEFTKSFLSDWCRASFPSLPSKGVVAIVSHLTSHPVVCHVARNLAIEDLTMSAQFPVPDEVLHSTFLAVIGALQESSGAERAGLFLRDFLVTQLVGKDLFEMWSVVNPMGLLVEELSKRNVALPEPRLTRSAGAGTVLPLYFVGLYSDKKLFAEAPGETVLAAEEEAARVALRKIYGCTENRRPSNFSAAEEKLGLLPSIHQQQLKDMSPQAL; encoded by the exons ATGGCATCCGGATACATTGTAAGTCGTGGTGTGCTAACGTTTGGAATTCACTGTCATCATGTTTGTAGAAATGTACTCCTTACACAGACCCGAGAGAAGAAGCGATGGATGAAAGCATACACTCTTTTGATGGAAAGAAAGTTGAAGATAGAAGGGCTTCCACCACCTAAGCCACG CTCTCAAAAACCTAACTGGGACTACCATGCAGAAGTCCAGGCATTCAGCAGCCGCCTTAAAGAAAACTTCTCCCCAGAGCTCCTGAAGACAGCCTTCGTGAACCCCTGTTACATtcagtcagagaaagagaggaggcagGCACTCGGCGTGGACTCTGAAACGGCCGCTCTGGTCCTGGGGGACAACATTCAGCTGAACACACAGGGCTTGGAGTTCACCAAAAGCTTCCTGTCTGACTGGTGCAGGGCCAGCTTCCCTAGCCTGCCCAGCAAAGGAGTGGTTGCCATTGTCAGCCACCTGACCAGTCATCCAGTAGTTTGCCATGTGGCGCGGAACCTTGCCATTGAGGACCTAACTATGAGCGCTCAATTCCCTGTCCCTGATGAAGTATTGCACAGTACGTTCCTCGCTGTGATCGGAGCACTCCAGGAGAGCAGTGGAGCTGAGAGAGCAGGCCTTTTCCTTCGG GATTTCCTGGTCACCCAGTTGGTAGGTAAAGACCTATTTGAAATGTGGTCGGTGGTGAACCCCATGGGGCTGCTGGTGGAGGAGCTGTCCAAGAGGAACGTGGCCCTCCCAGAGCCTCGTCTCACCAGGTCGGCCGGTGCCGGCACCGTGCTCCCACTCTACTTTGTAGGGCTGTACAG TGATAAGAAGCTTTTTGCAGAGGCTCCAGGGGAGACAGTTCTGGCTGCAGAGGAGGAGGCCGCACGCGTGGCCCTGAGGAAAATCTATGGCTGCACTGAGAACCGGAGACCCTCTAacttctctgcagcagaggagaaGCTCGGACTCCTACCCTCAATCCATCAGCAGCAGCTAAAGGACATGTCACCCCAAGCACTATAA